Proteins encoded in a region of the Thermomicrobiales bacterium genome:
- a CDS encoding PadR family transcriptional regulator, giving the protein MSDALGGLGRFTEPALLILISLAGGEKHGYAIMQDVEEIASTRVGPGTLYGALARLETRGWIEALPSSDRRRPYRLTASGATALREHLSSVEQLAQAGLQRLANT; this is encoded by the coding sequence GTGAGCGATGCGCTGGGAGGACTCGGGCGATTCACCGAGCCGGCCTTGCTAATCCTGATCAGCCTGGCTGGTGGTGAGAAGCACGGCTACGCGATCATGCAGGATGTTGAGGAAATCGCCAGCACACGAGTCGGACCGGGCACGCTCTACGGCGCGCTGGCGCGGCTGGAAACGCGCGGCTGGATCGAGGCGCTGCCGAGCAGCGATCGACGTCGCCCGTACCGACTCACCGCCAGCGGCGCAACCGCGCTCCGCGAGCACCTCAGCAGCGTCGAGCAGCTGGCGCAGGCAGGTCTACAGCGATTGGCAAACACATGA